One genomic segment of Amycolatopsis granulosa includes these proteins:
- a CDS encoding helix-turn-helix transcriptional regulator, protein MQRPVGEQLRQWRERRRLSQLDLALSAEISTRHLSFLENGRSRPSREMVLRLGERLEVPLRERNRLLLAAGYAPVYPQTPLPDLGVALEAVRHLLAGHEPYPALVLDRGWDLVESNSGITLLTDLVDPDLLEPPANVLRAALHPRGLAPHVLNLGQWRAELLGRLRRQVEITGDADLAALLTEVSGYPCDDPVDEAPAGSVFVPVRLRHGDGVLTLMSMVATFGTALDVTLAELVIESFYPADAATREVLTRRQPR, encoded by the coding sequence ATGCAGCGCCCGGTGGGTGAGCAGTTGCGGCAGTGGCGGGAACGCCGCCGGCTCAGCCAGCTCGACCTCGCCCTGTCCGCCGAGATCTCCACCCGCCACCTGAGCTTCCTGGAGAACGGGCGGTCCCGGCCCAGTCGCGAGATGGTGCTGCGGTTGGGCGAACGGCTGGAGGTGCCGCTGCGGGAACGCAACCGGCTGCTGCTCGCCGCCGGCTACGCCCCGGTCTACCCACAGACCCCGCTGCCCGACCTGGGTGTGGCGCTGGAGGCGGTCCGGCACCTTCTCGCCGGGCACGAGCCGTACCCGGCGCTGGTGCTCGACCGCGGCTGGGACCTCGTCGAGTCCAACAGCGGGATCACGCTGCTCACCGACCTCGTGGACCCGGACCTGCTGGAGCCCCCCGCGAACGTGCTGCGGGCCGCCCTCCACCCGCGTGGCCTCGCGCCGCACGTGCTCAACCTCGGCCAGTGGCGAGCCGAGCTGCTCGGCCGGCTGCGGCGGCAGGTGGAGATCACCGGCGACGCGGACCTGGCCGCGTTGCTGACCGAGGTCAGCGGCTATCCGTGCGACGACCCGGTGGACGAGGCGCCGGCCGGGTCGGTGTTCGTGCCGGTGCGGCTCCGCCACGGTGACGGCGTGCTGACCCTGATGTCGATGGTCGCGACGTTCGGCACGGCGCTGGACGTGACGCTGGCCGAGCTGGTGATCGAGTCCTTCTACCCGGCCGACGCGGCCACGCGGGAGGTCCTCACGCGCCGGCAGCCGAGGTGA
- a CDS encoding bifunctional nuclease family protein has product MSEMRVVGVRVELPANQPILLLREAQGERYLPIWIGSVEATAIALEQQGVRPARPLTHDLLKEVIGALGRELEQVVITDLREGTFFAELVFDGNVRVSARPSDSVALALRVGVPIHAVDAVLDEAGLIIPDEQEDEVEKFREFLESVSPEDFRGADT; this is encoded by the coding sequence ATGAGCGAAATGCGCGTCGTCGGCGTGCGGGTGGAACTGCCCGCGAACCAGCCGATCTTGTTGCTGCGGGAGGCGCAGGGTGAGCGGTACCTCCCGATCTGGATCGGGTCGGTCGAAGCCACCGCGATCGCGCTCGAGCAGCAGGGCGTCCGCCCCGCCCGGCCACTGACCCACGACCTCCTGAAGGAGGTCATCGGCGCGCTGGGCCGTGAGCTCGAGCAGGTCGTGATCACCGACCTGCGCGAAGGCACGTTCTTCGCCGAACTGGTCTTCGACGGCAACGTACGGGTGTCCGCGCGGCCGAGCGACTCGGTGGCGCTGGCCCTGCGCGTCGGCGTGCCGATCCACGCGGTGGACGCGGTGCTCGACGAGGCCGGGCTGATCATCCCGGACGAGCAGGAGGACGAGGTCGAGAAGTTCCGCGAATTTCTCGAGTCCGTCTCGCCGGAGGATTTCCGCGGCGCGGACACCTGA
- a CDS encoding CDP-alcohol phosphatidyltransferase family protein, which translates to MIEPRTEPAGPSLLRQAWTVPNLLSLLRLAGVPVFLWLLLGPRADGWALVLLVFSGVSDWLDGKLARWLDQTSRLGQLLDPAADRLYIVATLAAFLIRGIVPWWLVAVLVGRELLVGVALVVLRRHDYAPPEVTYIGKAATFVLMYAFPFLLLTQGTSAAADIARPIAYSFTAWGTVLYVWSGALYLLQTFWAVRRARTGAGM; encoded by the coding sequence GTGATCGAACCCCGCACCGAGCCGGCCGGGCCCAGCCTGTTGCGGCAGGCGTGGACCGTGCCGAACCTGCTGTCCCTGCTGCGGCTGGCGGGCGTCCCGGTGTTCCTCTGGCTCCTGCTCGGTCCGCGCGCCGACGGCTGGGCCCTGGTGCTGCTGGTGTTCAGCGGCGTCTCCGACTGGCTGGACGGCAAACTGGCCCGCTGGCTGGACCAGACCAGCCGCCTCGGGCAGCTGCTCGACCCGGCCGCCGACCGGCTCTACATCGTGGCCACGCTGGCCGCGTTCCTGATCCGCGGCATCGTCCCGTGGTGGCTGGTCGCGGTGCTCGTCGGGCGCGAGCTGCTGGTCGGCGTGGCCCTGGTGGTGCTGCGCCGCCACGACTACGCGCCCCCGGAGGTCACCTACATCGGCAAGGCCGCGACTTTCGTGCTGATGTACGCCTTCCCGTTCCTGCTGCTCACGCAGGGCACGTCGGCCGCGGCGGACATCGCCCGGCCGATCGCCTACTCCTTCACCGCGTGGGGCACCGTGCTGTACGTGTGGTCCGGCGCGCTGTACCTGCTGCAGACCTTCTGGGCGGTCCGGCGTGCCAGGACGGGCGCGGGGATGTAA
- a CDS encoding substrate-binding domain-containing protein, translated as MGRHSRGDDPGHGRPEAGEPSGRPRPGEVTGAFPVESTPAGAPGRNLAPGHGTGSWSVPRGAEPGSRPARVARTAATATGSHRVHAAEAAGESTGTRRAYSPASATETTGSRRAAGTTSGYRRSPAGESTGTHRAVGAGQPGRRGESTGTLQVLGVDGRPQLGRRRAGETTGCHRITPSGETTGSHRVVAEGKRGIAKWPIVAGVFVLLLVLGLLGWGWADDVLNNRAEAQASACAEGDSNLTVAAAPSVAPAVTAAADRWNRAGTVVHSHCINVQVRALDDQRVLQALTGQGNLDSIGGQPAVWIPQTTATLTELTTARPAVLTSPAESLATTADGDYPCAVLTTDTVDEVQQRAAQVFRNYLEEPAQKTDLTRALTPGA; from the coding sequence ATGGGGCGACACAGCAGGGGCGACGACCCCGGGCACGGCCGTCCTGAGGCTGGGGAGCCGTCGGGGCGGCCGCGACCGGGCGAGGTGACCGGTGCGTTCCCGGTGGAGTCCACGCCCGCCGGAGCGCCCGGGCGGAACCTCGCTCCCGGTCACGGCACCGGCAGCTGGAGCGTTCCGCGCGGGGCGGAACCGGGCTCGCGACCGGCCCGGGTGGCACGCACCGCCGCGACAGCGACCGGCAGCCATCGCGTCCACGCGGCCGAGGCCGCGGGCGAATCCACCGGCACCCGCCGCGCCTACTCCCCCGCGAGCGCCACCGAAACCACCGGCAGCCGCCGCGCCGCGGGTACGACCTCGGGCTACCGGCGGTCACCCGCCGGCGAGTCGACGGGCACCCACCGGGCGGTGGGCGCCGGACAGCCGGGCCGCCGGGGCGAGTCGACCGGCACGTTGCAGGTCCTCGGCGTCGACGGGCGTCCTCAGCTGGGCCGCCGCCGGGCCGGTGAGACCACCGGCTGCCACCGCATCACCCCGTCCGGGGAGACCACCGGATCGCACCGCGTGGTCGCCGAGGGCAAGCGCGGCATCGCGAAGTGGCCCATCGTCGCCGGGGTGTTCGTCCTGCTCCTCGTCCTGGGGCTGCTCGGCTGGGGCTGGGCCGACGACGTCCTCAACAACCGTGCCGAGGCACAGGCCAGCGCGTGCGCCGAGGGCGACTCGAACCTCACGGTGGCCGCCGCTCCGTCCGTGGCCCCCGCCGTCACCGCCGCCGCCGACCGGTGGAACCGGGCCGGGACCGTCGTGCACTCGCACTGCATCAACGTCCAGGTGCGGGCCCTCGACGACCAGCGGGTGCTGCAGGCCCTGACCGGCCAGGGCAACCTCGACTCAATCGGCGGTCAGCCCGCCGTCTGGATCCCACAGACCACGGCGACACTCACCGAGCTCACCACCGCGCGGCCCGCGGTGCTGACCTCCCCGGCCGAATCGCTGGCGACGACCGCCGACGGCGACTACCCGTGCGCGGTGCTCACCACCGACACCGTCGACGAGGTCCAGCAGCGGGCCGCTCAGGTCTTCCGCAACTACCTCGAGGAACCCGCGCAGAAGACCGACCTCACGCGCGCGCTCACCCCGGGGGCGTAG
- a CDS encoding MerR family transcriptional regulator, translating into MVDERPVQVVPGEQGELFPDSSLPDELVGYRGPAACQIAGITYRQLDYWARTGLVAPSIRTAHGSGSQRLYSFKDILALKIVKRLLDTGVSLQNIRVAVEHLRKRGARDLAKVTLVSDGTTVYECTSPEEIVDLLQGGQGVFGIAVKVPMQEISGTLHEFPAERADGGEVEPVAPDELAQRRNARRTG; encoded by the coding sequence GTGGTCGACGAAAGGCCGGTTCAGGTCGTGCCGGGAGAGCAGGGTGAGCTCTTCCCGGACTCGTCACTGCCTGACGAGCTGGTCGGATACCGGGGCCCCGCGGCCTGTCAGATCGCCGGCATCACCTACCGCCAACTGGACTACTGGGCGCGCACCGGGCTGGTCGCGCCGAGCATCCGCACGGCCCACGGATCGGGATCGCAGCGGCTGTACTCGTTCAAGGACATCCTCGCCCTCAAGATCGTCAAGCGTTTACTCGACACGGGCGTCTCGCTGCAGAACATCCGCGTGGCCGTCGAGCACCTGCGCAAGCGCGGGGCGCGCGACCTGGCGAAGGTCACCCTGGTCTCCGACGGCACCACCGTCTACGAGTGCACCTCGCCGGAGGAGATCGTGGATCTGCTCCAGGGCGGGCAGGGCGTCTTCGGCATCGCGGTGAAGGTCCCCATGCAGGAAATCAGCGGGACCCTGCACGAGTTTCCCGCCGAACGCGCCGATGGCGGCGAGGTGGAGCCGGTCGCCCCGGACGAACTCGCCCAGCGCCGCAACGCCCGCCGGACCGGCTGA
- a CDS encoding nuclear transport factor 2 family protein, with product MTDYTALAQRYIDVWNTTDADKRRALVAELFTPEATYTDPLGAVRGTDGIDGFVAGAQAQFAGLEFRLDGTVDSHHDQARFTWHLGAPGDAEPLVIGFDVVTTVDGRINQVLGFLDKVPS from the coding sequence ATGACCGACTACACCGCCCTCGCCCAGCGCTACATCGACGTGTGGAACACCACCGACGCGGACAAGCGCCGGGCGCTGGTGGCGGAACTGTTCACTCCCGAGGCCACCTACACCGATCCGCTGGGTGCGGTGCGGGGCACCGACGGGATCGACGGGTTCGTCGCCGGGGCGCAGGCGCAGTTCGCGGGGCTGGAGTTCCGGCTCGACGGCACGGTCGACAGCCACCACGACCAGGCCCGGTTCACGTGGCACCTGGGGGCGCCCGGGGACGCGGAGCCGCTCGTGATCGGCTTCGACGTCGTCACGACCGTGGACGGGCGGATCAACCAGGTGCTGGGTTTCCTGGACAAGGTGCCCAGCTAG
- a CDS encoding MerR family transcriptional regulator has product MTAAGRPQRDGLSIGAVLAQLRPDFPDVTISKIRFLESEGLVRPGRTASGYRQFSAADVERLRFVLAAQRDHYLPLKVIKEQLDAADHGRTDGQGLGGRLPRKLVPLPANPGDGLPRPENFAPGREVRLTREDLLAEAGVDGALLAELEQYGLIRAGAAGFYDPDAVLVARTVRAMTEFGIEPRHLRAFRASADREVGLLQQIIAPVSRHRDADAKARADELARQFAALSVTLHTLLVKAGIRDVTGG; this is encoded by the coding sequence GTGACGGCTGCCGGGCGGCCACAGCGTGATGGGCTGAGCATCGGGGCGGTGCTGGCGCAGCTGCGCCCGGACTTCCCCGACGTCACCATCTCCAAGATCAGGTTCCTCGAGTCCGAGGGGCTGGTCCGCCCGGGCCGGACGGCATCCGGATACCGGCAGTTCTCCGCGGCGGACGTGGAACGGCTCCGGTTCGTGCTGGCCGCGCAGCGGGACCACTACCTCCCGCTCAAAGTCATCAAGGAGCAGCTCGACGCCGCCGATCACGGCCGGACCGACGGTCAGGGCCTCGGCGGGCGCCTGCCGCGCAAGCTGGTTCCGCTGCCCGCGAACCCGGGCGACGGGCTGCCCCGTCCCGAGAACTTCGCGCCCGGCCGGGAGGTCCGGCTGACCCGGGAGGACCTGCTCGCCGAGGCCGGCGTCGACGGCGCCCTGCTCGCCGAGCTGGAGCAGTACGGGCTGATCCGCGCGGGTGCGGCCGGCTTCTACGACCCGGACGCGGTCCTGGTGGCCCGCACGGTCCGCGCGATGACGGAGTTCGGCATCGAACCGCGGCACCTGCGTGCGTTCCGCGCCTCGGCCGACCGGGAGGTGGGCCTGCTGCAGCAGATCATCGCGCCCGTGTCGCGGCACCGCGACGCGGACGCGAAGGCCAGGGCGGACGAACTGGCGCGCCAGTTCGCCGCGCTGTCGGTGACGCTGCACACACTGCTGGTGAAGGCGGGTATCCGGGACGTGACGGGCGGCTGA
- the gcvH gene encoding glycine cleavage system protein GcvH, with amino-acid sequence MSAPEELRYTEEHEWVATRAEDVVRVGITEYAQDQLGDVVFVDLPEAGKSVTAGEPFGEIESTKSVSELFAPVDGEIVAVNDAVGDSPELINSDPYGEGWLVEIRASDPDALSGLLDADAYNRLTAG; translated from the coding sequence GTGTCCGCGCCAGAAGAGTTGCGCTACACCGAGGAGCACGAGTGGGTCGCCACCCGTGCCGAGGACGTGGTCCGGGTGGGGATCACCGAGTACGCGCAGGACCAGCTGGGCGACGTGGTGTTCGTCGACCTGCCCGAGGCGGGCAAGTCGGTGACGGCGGGGGAACCGTTCGGCGAGATCGAGTCGACCAAGAGCGTCTCCGAGCTGTTCGCCCCGGTCGACGGTGAGATCGTCGCGGTCAACGACGCCGTGGGCGACTCGCCGGAGCTGATCAACAGCGACCCCTACGGCGAGGGCTGGCTCGTCGAGATCCGGGCGAGCGACCCGGACGCGCTGTCCGGGCTGCTCGACGCCGACGCCTACAACCGGCTGACCGCAGGGTAG
- a CDS encoding 3-methyladenine DNA glycosylase: MRRPVILAEHEWRARAAAHLARVRRWTGPYQERRSRGAKHPVHDFLFQYYPHRPAHLERWSPGPGVVLAGPGARVFLERPGFRPVPGGVTLDPGAFTPKRAGTTKAVLVLLAATASRAPRLNCFGLHEWAMVYRQAPAQVRHSQLPLRLGPDRTDAVVESLELRCGHYDAFRFFTPPARPRNALEPSRERQVELEQPGCLHANMDLYRAAVKLDPFVPSELVADCFELAVEIRELDMRASPYDLSELGYSPVRIETARGRAEYARAQAAFAARAEPLRIRLIEHCRTLLAQEQ; encoded by the coding sequence GTGAGGCGCCCGGTGATCCTGGCCGAGCACGAGTGGCGGGCGCGGGCGGCGGCGCACCTCGCACGCGTGCGCCGCTGGACCGGCCCGTACCAGGAGCGCCGGTCGCGCGGCGCGAAGCACCCGGTGCACGACTTCCTGTTCCAGTACTACCCGCATCGCCCGGCGCACCTGGAACGGTGGAGCCCGGGACCCGGGGTGGTGCTCGCCGGACCGGGCGCGCGGGTGTTCCTGGAGCGGCCCGGGTTCCGCCCGGTCCCCGGCGGCGTGACCCTGGATCCGGGCGCGTTCACCCCGAAACGCGCCGGGACGACGAAGGCGGTGCTCGTCCTGCTGGCGGCCACCGCGTCCCGTGCGCCGCGGCTGAACTGCTTCGGGCTGCACGAATGGGCGATGGTGTACCGGCAGGCGCCCGCGCAGGTCCGGCACAGCCAGCTGCCGCTCCGGCTCGGCCCGGACCGGACGGACGCGGTGGTCGAGTCACTGGAGCTGCGCTGCGGGCACTACGACGCGTTCCGGTTCTTCACCCCGCCCGCGCGGCCGCGCAACGCGCTGGAGCCGTCCCGGGAGCGGCAGGTGGAACTGGAGCAGCCGGGGTGCCTGCACGCGAACATGGACCTCTACCGGGCCGCGGTCAAACTCGACCCGTTCGTGCCGTCGGAGCTGGTCGCGGACTGTTTCGAGCTGGCGGTGGAGATCCGCGAACTGGACATGCGAGCGAGTCCGTACGATCTGTCGGAACTGGGCTACTCCCCTGTGCGGATCGAGACCGCCCGGGGGCGCGCGGAGTACGCGCGTGCCCAGGCCGCGTTCGCGGCGCGCGCGGAGCCGCTGCGGATTCGGCTGATCGAGCACTGCCGGACGCTCCTCGCACAGGAGCAGTAA
- the garA gene encoding glycogen accumulation regulator GarA, with the protein MSTNDGPGVPPEQSPERTSVFRADFLADAEGQEAPTPEPSVAGVDALPAGTALLVVKRGPNAGSRFLLDRDTTSAGRHPDSDIFLDDVTVSRRHAEFRREGGEFVVIDVGSLNGTYVNREPVDQAVLAGGDEVQIGKFRLVFLTGPGHGGQGAR; encoded by the coding sequence GTGAGCACCAACGACGGGCCCGGCGTTCCCCCGGAGCAGTCTCCGGAGCGGACCTCGGTCTTCCGGGCCGACTTCCTGGCGGATGCGGAGGGTCAGGAGGCGCCGACGCCGGAGCCTTCGGTCGCCGGTGTCGACGCGCTGCCGGCGGGTACGGCGTTGCTGGTGGTCAAGCGGGGCCCGAACGCGGGTTCGCGCTTCCTGCTCGACCGGGATACCACGAGCGCGGGGCGCCACCCGGACAGCGACATCTTCCTCGACGACGTCACCGTGTCCCGTCGCCACGCGGAGTTCCGCCGCGAGGGCGGGGAGTTCGTCGTCATCGACGTGGGCAGCCTCAACGGCACCTACGTCAACCGTGAGCCGGTCGACCAGGCGGTGCTCGCGGGCGGCGACGAGGTGCAGATCGGGAAGTTTCGCCTGGTCTTCCTGACCGGCCCGGGGCACGGGGGCCAGGGGGCGCGGTGA